A window of Proteus columbae contains these coding sequences:
- a CDS encoding YdbL family protein — MNYKKYLLSFALMIALGSANAIALTLDEARSQGLVGETFSGYIELVQTNNKQAQQLADEINQARKAKYAEIAKTNQVTPESVARLAGEKLVARANEGEFVKGINGKWVKK, encoded by the coding sequence ATGAATTATAAAAAATATCTCTTAAGTTTTGCGCTAATGATAGCTTTAGGTAGTGCAAATGCCATAGCATTAACGCTTGATGAAGCAAGATCTCAAGGATTGGTAGGAGAAACCTTTAGTGGTTATATTGAGCTTGTGCAAACTAATAACAAGCAAGCTCAGCAACTTGCAGATGAAATAAATCAAGCAAGAAAAGCAAAATATGCTGAAATTGCTAAGACTAATCAAGTGACACCAGAATCTGTTGCTCGCCTAGCGGGTGAAAAATTAGTGGCAAGAGCTAACGAAGGTGAATTTGTTAAAGGGATCAATGGGAAATGGGTAAAGAAGTAG
- the fetA gene encoding iron efflux ABC transporter ATP-binding subunit FetA has translation MESTTALLRLDKISYRVDNKTILDDINFELQPSEFKLITGPSGCGKSTLLKIVASLLSPTKGSIFFENKDYLTLSPEEYRQQVSYCTQTPMLFGETVYDNLKFPYFLRKLSVDDKKLAHNLDYFCLPESIMKKGINELSGGEKQRISLIRNLQFMPKILLLDEITSALDEDNKTKVNDVIHHYVKDQDLAVLWVTHDQNEIKHADDVILLPSHNDA, from the coding sequence ATGGAAAGCACGACTGCACTTTTACGTCTTGATAAAATAAGTTATCGAGTCGATAACAAAACTATCCTCGATGATATCAATTTTGAACTTCAACCCTCTGAATTTAAACTTATCACAGGCCCTTCAGGTTGTGGTAAAAGTACCTTACTCAAGATTGTCGCTTCTCTATTATCACCTACCAAGGGTTCAATTTTCTTTGAAAATAAAGACTATTTAACGTTGTCACCCGAAGAATATCGTCAACAAGTTTCTTATTGCACTCAAACGCCTATGTTATTTGGTGAAACTGTTTACGATAACCTTAAATTTCCTTATTTCTTACGAAAACTCTCAGTGGATGATAAGAAACTAGCACATAATTTGGATTATTTTTGTTTACCTGAATCCATTATGAAAAAAGGAATTAATGAACTTTCGGGCGGTGAAAAGCAGCGTATTTCACTGATAAGAAATCTGCAATTTATGCCAAAAATCTTATTACTTGATGAGATAACAAGTGCATTAGATGAAGATAATAAAACAAAAGTGAATGATGTTATTCACCACTACGTTAAAGATCAAGATCTTGCTGTGTTGTGGGTTACTCACGATCAAAATGAAATAAAACACGCTGATGATGTGATCTTATTACCTTCTCACAATGATGCCTGA
- a CDS encoding 2-hydroxyacid dehydrogenase, producing the protein MKIVSYSTKHYDRKHMEWVNQHNGYHYDIEYFDFNLTEQTAKNAVGADAVCIFVNDDANRAVLQELASLNIRILALRCAGFNNVDLEAAAELGITVVRVPAYSPEAIAEHAVGMMLSLNRRIHRAYQRTRDANFSLEGLTGFNMHNRTAGIIGTGKIGLATLRILKGFGMKLLAYDPYPNQAVLDLGAEYVDLATIYANSHVISLHCPLTADNHHLLNETAFSQMKDGVMIINTSRGALIDSAAAINALKQGKIGALGMDVYENERDLFFEDKSNDVIQDDIFRRLSSCHNVLFTGHQAFLTEEALISISETTLHNIKEIASGNECVNQIKA; encoded by the coding sequence ATGAAAATCGTTTCCTATAGTACTAAACATTATGATCGTAAGCACATGGAATGGGTCAATCAACATAATGGATATCATTATGATATTGAATATTTCGATTTTAATTTAACAGAACAAACTGCAAAAAATGCCGTTGGCGCTGATGCTGTCTGTATTTTCGTCAATGACGATGCAAATCGTGCGGTTTTACAAGAACTTGCTAGCCTTAATATACGCATTCTCGCATTACGCTGCGCGGGTTTTAATAATGTTGACTTAGAAGCCGCCGCTGAATTAGGTATAACTGTTGTCCGTGTTCCTGCTTACTCACCAGAGGCTATTGCAGAACATGCTGTTGGTATGATGCTGTCACTTAATCGTCGTATACACAGGGCTTATCAACGTACTCGTGATGCTAACTTCTCATTAGAAGGCTTAACTGGCTTTAATATGCATAATCGTACTGCCGGTATTATTGGTACAGGTAAAATAGGATTAGCGACATTACGCATATTAAAAGGCTTTGGCATGAAGCTACTTGCTTATGATCCTTATCCAAATCAAGCCGTACTTGATTTAGGTGCCGAATATGTTGATTTGGCGACGATTTACGCAAACTCCCATGTAATTTCATTACATTGCCCATTAACCGCAGATAATCATCATCTATTAAATGAAACTGCTTTTTCACAGATGAAAGATGGTGTGATGATTATTAACACCAGTCGTGGTGCATTGATTGACTCTGCGGCTGCGATTAATGCATTGAAACAAGGAAAAATTGGTGCACTGGGAATGGACGTTTATGAAAATGAACGCGATCTTTTCTTTGAAGATAAATCAAATGACGTTATTCAGGATGATATTTTCCGTCGTCTTTCTTCTTGCCATAACGTGTTATTTACTGGACATCAAGCATTTTTAACAGAAGAAGCCTTAATCAGTATTAGTGAAACAACTCTGCACAATATTAAAGAGATTGCTTCAGGTAATGAGTGCGTTAATCAGATCAAAGCTTAA
- a CDS encoding helix-turn-helix domain-containing protein, whose protein sequence is MSSQYNGLIPSNTLSSFNIEIIKELLLWIEVNLEKPLLLDDVAIKSGYTKWHLQRVFKQATGLTLASYIRGRRLTKAATELRLTKLPILTVALRYQFDSQQSFTRRFKATFGVTPTEYRKLDNLCGNNFQPPINFDVIDLPIPKIMELPDSYVYGMQYQYFCSIEDIGKLHEDIRHQFWNDFLLYTDKNFTESTVLISYQPNTLRKNKIQIDYEIGLNNLDHFTKTSGFRKRVIEGGRYVRFQFKGTLEEYKQFAMKIYFYTLPALGLCRRLGADIERYVSIETDVDLMELPKTLEIDYFVPIH, encoded by the coding sequence ATGTCATCTCAGTACAATGGGCTTATCCCCTCCAATACCTTATCCTCATTTAATATAGAAATTATCAAAGAACTCCTTCTCTGGATTGAGGTGAATCTGGAAAAACCGTTGTTACTTGATGATGTGGCAATTAAATCAGGTTACACAAAGTGGCACTTACAACGTGTATTTAAACAAGCAACGGGTTTAACGCTTGCTTCTTATATTCGAGGAAGACGTTTAACAAAAGCCGCAACGGAGTTGCGGTTAACAAAATTACCTATTCTCACTGTTGCATTGCGTTATCAGTTTGATTCTCAACAGTCATTTACTCGTCGCTTTAAAGCAACATTTGGTGTTACACCAACGGAATATCGTAAACTTGATAACCTTTGTGGTAATAATTTCCAGCCTCCCATTAATTTTGATGTTATTGATTTGCCTATTCCTAAAATTATGGAATTACCAGACAGTTATGTTTACGGCATGCAATATCAATATTTTTGCTCTATAGAAGATATTGGCAAATTACATGAAGATATTCGTCATCAATTTTGGAATGATTTTTTACTGTATACTGATAAAAATTTTACGGAAAGTACGGTGCTTATCTCATACCAACCCAATACTTTACGTAAAAATAAAATCCAAATTGACTATGAAATTGGCTTGAATAACTTAGATCATTTTACAAAAACCAGTGGTTTTAGAAAAAGAGTGATAGAAGGAGGACGTTATGTCCGATTTCAATTTAAGGGAACATTAGAAGAATATAAGCAGTTTGCGATGAAAATTTATTTTTATACGCTACCTGCGTTAGGTTTATGTCGTCGCTTAGGCGCTGATATTGAAAGGTATGTCAGTATAGAAACTGATGTTGATTTAATGGAGTTACCAAAAACCTTAGAGATTGATTATTTCGTTCCTATCCATTGA
- a CDS encoding YnbE family lipoprotein — MKPLFLRKLFLLTALMMGISALTGCIRLEVATPDKPININMNVKIEHEINVKIDRQVEDLLKNNSAIF, encoded by the coding sequence GTGAAACCATTATTCTTAAGAAAACTATTCTTACTAACAGCTTTGATGATGGGAATATCAGCATTAACAGGATGTATTCGGTTAGAAGTCGCCACACCGGATAAGCCCATTAACATTAATATGAATGTAAAAATTGAACATGAAATTAATGTAAAAATAGATCGCCAAGTAGAAGATCTGTTAAAAAATAACAGCGCCATTTTTTAA
- a CDS encoding methyl-accepting chemotaxis protein codes for MFKNISIEKTVKVMLAILFALIMSIIYFSYDASTRSYNNFVSSNSLSQQMLLMGKARYQMAVIRANINGLDGQLRVNEKPSAKYFHQTAEYIEITREEIYRWSDTEKLTQEGRALADDMTKRFDELLDIFTGALDKLRKGELTTHSASVKMDELNDITMQYYAVANGIENSYIDIAKTSQERLMLVSISIGTVVILLFIFILRWFSHTFIGNIKILINIFSKMSQGDLSMRVENHGTNEFGQLFNEMNKMKNSLSHMIASVKNAVNTISVSASEIATGNTDLSSRTEEQASALQETVASMEQIKTTVEKNADNSREASKLALTATASAQNGENVMDSVVETMSSISESAKKIADINDIINSIANQTNILSLNAAVEAARAGEQGRGFTVVASEVRSLASRSAEAAKEINDLITHSVNKVHVGSQQVAQAGRSMSEIVTTINQVNDFMQQIALASNEQSMGINQIALAVSEMDTVTQQNAALVEESAAITANMDDEAHQLAKLVSQFTVDEESEILSRFDSTQSTEVIDTQEK; via the coding sequence ATGTTTAAAAATATCAGTATAGAAAAGACCGTTAAGGTCATGCTGGCCATTTTGTTTGCGTTGATTATGAGCATTATTTATTTTAGTTATGATGCATCCACTCGATCCTACAATAATTTCGTTTCATCAAATAGCCTCAGTCAGCAAATGTTACTTATGGGCAAAGCGCGATATCAAATGGCTGTGATCAGGGCAAATATTAATGGGTTAGATGGACAATTACGCGTTAATGAAAAACCCTCAGCAAAATACTTTCACCAAACCGCAGAGTATATTGAAATAACGCGTGAAGAGATCTATCGTTGGTCAGATACGGAAAAGCTCACCCAAGAAGGGCGAGCATTAGCCGATGATATGACAAAGCGTTTTGATGAACTGCTGGATATCTTCACTGGCGCACTAGATAAACTGCGTAAAGGTGAGCTAACAACACACTCTGCCAGTGTTAAAATGGATGAGCTAAATGATATTACTATGCAATATTATGCTGTCGCTAATGGCATTGAGAATAGCTATATCGATATTGCAAAAACATCCCAAGAACGCTTGATGTTGGTGTCGATTTCTATTGGCACTGTCGTTATTCTCTTATTTATCTTTATATTACGTTGGTTCTCTCATACGTTTATTGGCAATATCAAAATCTTAATCAACATCTTTAGTAAGATGAGCCAAGGCGATTTAAGTATGCGTGTAGAGAATCATGGTACTAATGAATTTGGTCAGTTATTCAATGAAATGAATAAGATGAAAAATTCATTAAGCCATATGATCGCATCTGTCAAAAATGCAGTGAATACCATCAGTGTAAGTGCAAGTGAAATTGCGACAGGAAATACTGATTTATCTTCCCGTACTGAGGAGCAGGCTAGTGCATTACAAGAAACTGTTGCGAGCATGGAGCAAATTAAAACAACAGTTGAGAAAAATGCGGATAACTCGCGTGAAGCTAGCAAATTAGCACTAACAGCAACGGCATCTGCTCAAAATGGCGAAAATGTGATGGATAGCGTGGTAGAGACCATGTCTTCAATCTCTGAAAGTGCGAAAAAAATTGCAGATATCAATGACATTATTAACAGCATAGCCAATCAAACGAATATTTTGTCACTGAATGCGGCAGTTGAAGCAGCAAGAGCAGGTGAGCAAGGTAGAGGATTTACCGTTGTTGCGTCTGAAGTGCGCAGTTTAGCTAGCCGCAGTGCCGAAGCTGCAAAAGAGATCAATGATTTGATTACGCACTCTGTTAATAAAGTGCATGTTGGTTCGCAACAGGTTGCTCAAGCTGGACGTTCAATGTCAGAGATCGTTACAACCATTAATCAGGTAAATGACTTTATGCAACAGATTGCCCTTGCTTCTAATGAACAAAGCATGGGTATTAACCAAATCGCGTTGGCTGTCAGTGAAATGGATACCGTTACTCAGCAAAATGCAGCATTGGTTGAAGAATCAGCAGCTATCACAGCAAATATGGATGATGAAGCTCATCAATTAGCTAAATTGGTTTCACAATTTACAGTAGATGAAGAGAGCGAAATCCTTTCACGTTTTGATTCAACACAATCAACAGAAGTTATCGATACTCAAGAAAAATAA
- a CDS encoding NUDIX hydrolase, with translation MTIEVPKSHFTATGIVFNEQGKFLLHLHSKIGCWLPPGGHIEENEEPQDAVLREIEEETGLLCECLCYQPEFSLNLNNNDVIELVKPLAILKEPIHDKKQGFHYHIDMIYLCKPLKNSRLTNNSFQWLSLKEVRKIETPLNVIRLIELTEKLLIEKII, from the coding sequence ATGACAATAGAAGTGCCTAAGAGTCATTTCACCGCAACGGGCATTGTATTCAATGAACAGGGCAAATTCCTTCTCCATTTACACTCTAAAATAGGTTGTTGGTTACCACCTGGTGGTCATATAGAAGAAAATGAAGAGCCGCAAGATGCAGTATTAAGAGAAATAGAAGAAGAAACAGGCTTACTGTGTGAGTGTCTTTGCTATCAACCTGAATTTAGCCTTAACCTCAATAACAATGATGTTATTGAGCTTGTAAAACCTCTCGCCATTTTAAAAGAACCCATCCACGATAAAAAACAAGGATTTCATTATCACATTGATATGATTTACCTTTGCAAGCCGCTAAAAAATAGCCGATTAACAAATAATTCTTTCCAATGGCTTTCTTTGAAAGAAGTTAGAAAAATAGAAACCCCATTGAATGTGATAAGACTTATTGAACTAACTGAAAAACTATTAATAGAAAAAATTATTTAA
- a CDS encoding alpha/beta hydrolase family protein — translation MRISLLFLLSTFLLPSFASYAEISTHLLPRKDGSEISYYLDKRAEKNQTLLVLMQGSDCNSIKNNMFIQETFGQWLPNSDVLMVEKYGITALLPYSQYDGERVDCPKSYKRHDNPKQRIEDYEAVLDKLSSQYPNIILIGGSEGATMVHLVVTKRNDIKAAIALNGGGRFFLDDVLYNIRHTTPKEHVEDALNGFQQFADAIKNNQIDDEQFISEHSKIWWQQFFTIDLLKVIKSNQHTPVLIIQTLNDTNVNVDAFHQLSQDINQPNVKFIKYNKLDHGFYNEQGERLTNEIISDIQQWYSQYTK, via the coding sequence ATGCGCATTTCACTTCTATTTTTACTCTCTACTTTTTTGCTTCCTTCTTTTGCAAGTTATGCAGAAATATCGACACATCTACTCCCACGGAAAGATGGTAGTGAAATTAGCTATTACTTGGATAAACGAGCTGAAAAAAACCAAACTCTATTAGTATTAATGCAAGGCTCTGACTGTAACAGCATTAAAAATAACATGTTTATCCAAGAAACCTTTGGTCAGTGGTTACCAAATAGTGATGTTCTCATGGTAGAAAAATACGGTATTACAGCCCTATTACCTTATTCACAATATGATGGCGAACGTGTTGATTGCCCTAAAAGCTATAAGCGTCATGATAATCCCAAGCAACGAATCGAAGATTATGAGGCTGTGTTAGATAAATTATCCTCACAGTATCCAAATATTATTTTAATTGGTGGAAGTGAAGGCGCCACGATGGTGCATTTAGTGGTAACTAAGCGCAATGATATTAAAGCAGCTATTGCGTTAAATGGCGGGGGGCGTTTTTTTCTTGATGATGTTCTTTATAATATCCGTCATACCACACCGAAAGAACACGTTGAAGATGCTCTAAATGGCTTTCAGCAATTTGCTGACGCAATAAAAAATAATCAAATAGATGATGAACAATTTATAAGCGAACACAGTAAAATATGGTGGCAACAATTTTTTACTATCGATTTACTCAAAGTCATTAAAAGTAATCAACACACCCCTGTATTAATTATTCAGACACTTAATGACACTAATGTAAATGTCGATGCATTTCATCAATTAAGCCAAGATATCAATCAGCCTAATGTGAAATTTATAAAATACAATAAGCTAGATCATGGGTTTTATAATGAACAAGGCGAGCGTTTAACGAATGAAATAATCAGCGATATACAGCAGTGGTACTCTCAATATACAAAATAA
- a CDS encoding fimbrial protein, whose translation MRNKKHFVYLIIILLYSSFSFSSIPRRGDHDIPLSCDMGYIYENTSDRFSINGNDFLSYEAGELANTDPHIILISIKDCSKSYGDVRLKIENTSIDHITGYLKNTINDNNASSNIAFQLLYNVEERPINLNKESEFTEELIDGEAEFYFLVNYVKKDNMPPASGYIESNIHFIMTINDDIVFFNEYD comes from the coding sequence ATGAGAAATAAAAAACATTTCGTTTATTTAATTATAATTTTACTCTATTCATCATTCTCATTTTCATCAATACCAAGACGTGGTGATCACGATATTCCACTAAGCTGTGATATGGGTTATATTTATGAAAATACAAGTGATAGATTTTCTATTAACGGAAATGACTTTTTATCGTATGAAGCGGGTGAGTTAGCAAACACAGATCCTCATATTATTCTTATTTCTATCAAAGATTGTTCCAAAAGTTATGGGGATGTTCGCTTAAAAATTGAAAATACCAGTATTGATCATATAACTGGTTACTTAAAAAATACGATTAATGACAATAATGCAAGCAGTAATATTGCTTTTCAATTATTGTACAATGTGGAAGAAAGACCTATAAATCTCAATAAAGAGAGTGAATTTACTGAAGAACTGATTGATGGAGAGGCTGAGTTTTATTTTTTAGTTAACTATGTAAAAAAGGATAATATGCCACCAGCATCGGGCTATATAGAATCAAACATTCATTTTATTATGACAATAAATGATGATATTGTTTTTTTTAATGAGTATGATTAA
- a CDS encoding TetR family transcriptional regulator → MKIKSRQQENSEQTRSALREAAQELFINQNYCDVSVDEISRHARVTKGAFYHHFSNKKALLKECYLFQVDKVVEKLVQIPTYDDQWQELEAIFSFCVDHIYQHKDKLIPLQEIISVLGWKEWDEIDSQILIPRIKKCVDTLYDKQEICTYSPDIVVNLIYGFVTHIAINLKNETTLPENACKDFKTIFSDFLMGMKQSSINVKNHK, encoded by the coding sequence ATGAAAATAAAATCACGGCAACAAGAGAATTCAGAGCAAACGCGTTCTGCGTTACGTGAAGCTGCACAAGAACTATTTATAAATCAGAACTATTGTGATGTTTCTGTTGATGAAATATCACGTCACGCAAGAGTAACGAAAGGGGCGTTTTATCACCACTTTAGTAATAAGAAAGCCCTATTAAAAGAGTGCTATCTTTTTCAGGTTGATAAAGTTGTTGAAAAACTGGTTCAAATTCCTACCTATGATGATCAATGGCAAGAGTTAGAGGCTATTTTTAGTTTCTGTGTTGATCATATTTATCAACATAAAGATAAGCTTATTCCCCTACAAGAAATAATTTCCGTTCTAGGTTGGAAGGAATGGGATGAAATTGATTCACAAATTCTTATTCCTCGAATAAAAAAATGTGTAGATACGCTTTATGATAAACAAGAAATTTGTACCTATTCTCCTGATATTGTCGTTAATTTAATTTATGGATTTGTTACGCATATTGCGATTAATTTAAAAAATGAAACTACATTACCTGAAAATGCTTGTAAGGACTTTAAAACGATATTTTCTGATTTTTTAATGGGAATGAAACAATCTTCAATAAATGTGAAAAACCATAAATAG
- a CDS encoding YdbH family protein — MLLRKTIKWTGTILLGTGLIGTALWVSIPRWLPVVAHYYLPEGVTLSLSQPKLQRMGVSIENIVFKTESCTLANLDNFVFSYQKEQIDKLRFNSQQLAIDEQCFSMMPVSKQEETATVPLEINSLLTSIPHLFVSIENVLLKENARYQGSLQLRTQNNGRLMTYQGENVQLGIFIRDNQWLDIKRFKVNLPDDNNIELAAEIALPLDVASLPEKGTIDATLLTSHYAYPLVVILEWVGKSGTISLAEQGGGHALALLPWKVTPENIVIEQGRWEWFGLDQPLRGGVNINIAQWQKGLTDLRLTARLNVMTEGKAGKGNLVISIPETAVNWLDAQIPIQITGIVNKELMQASAQLPVKVTGMLTDPTVEFQSGSLFRFKGPLTETLTITDARLPLAGTTLSSNGFNGRLNAIVVAQDSIWGDYRIHFQGKAIDFLPDNGTWQWRYWGEGDLLPLKARWDIAGTGYWADKVVSFEKLNTGFDVLKYQHTTMTAPRLSLESPFRWVRDDKKPLFNGKLKLTSQRIDFSAGGFLDKADFIATVNGDSPFNFNVKGELSAKPNIGPIAINTRWDGARLRGQMRWPSQPINVFQSLLPEDLGITLDKGELYTQADFSIAPEQGLVAGGHLVVKQGGMWLKDGVLEGLDFILPWRLNGDEWQLGVKQPVQLRIKRVNNLFDMTDITADLQGFYPATENKPLVLSNVNVAMLDGTISLAKLTIPQHDAAIISLDNIQLSHLFTLLKVTQFAASGKVSGEFPFFINNNQWIIKDGWLANSSYLTLRLDKDFVDSIDENNMSAGVAMAWLRYLEISRSWTRVNLSNLGELVLEAEINGTNPLEDKRRQVNLNYRHEENVFQLWRSLRFGSQLEEWLEKSLSDLGSESE, encoded by the coding sequence GTGTTGTTAAGAAAAACAATCAAATGGACAGGGACGATACTACTAGGCACTGGTCTAATAGGCACTGCTTTATGGGTGTCTATTCCTCGTTGGTTACCTGTTGTTGCTCATTATTACTTACCTGAAGGTGTAACTCTTTCTTTATCACAGCCCAAATTACAGCGTATGGGTGTTTCAATTGAAAACATCGTATTTAAGACAGAGAGCTGCACTTTAGCTAATCTTGATAACTTTGTTTTCTCTTATCAAAAAGAACAGATTGATAAACTGCGATTTAATAGCCAGCAACTTGCCATTGATGAACAATGTTTTTCAATGATGCCTGTAAGTAAGCAAGAAGAAACTGCAACCGTTCCTCTTGAGATAAATTCACTACTAACTTCAATACCTCATTTATTTGTCAGCATCGAAAATGTACTCTTAAAAGAAAATGCACGTTATCAAGGTTCTTTGCAATTAAGAACACAAAATAATGGAAGATTAATGACTTACCAAGGAGAAAATGTACAACTTGGTATTTTTATTAGAGATAACCAATGGCTTGATATTAAACGGTTCAAAGTGAATTTGCCTGATGACAATAACATTGAACTTGCTGCTGAAATAGCGCTTCCTCTTGATGTTGCTTCATTACCAGAAAAAGGAACCATTGATGCGACACTATTGACGTCTCACTACGCTTACCCATTGGTTGTTATTCTTGAATGGGTAGGAAAATCTGGCACGATTTCGCTTGCTGAACAAGGTGGTGGCCATGCATTGGCTTTATTACCTTGGAAAGTGACACCCGAAAATATAGTGATTGAACAAGGTCGTTGGGAATGGTTTGGATTGGATCAACCTTTGCGAGGCGGTGTAAATATTAATATCGCTCAATGGCAAAAAGGATTGACGGATTTAAGACTAACTGCACGATTAAACGTGATGACAGAAGGCAAAGCGGGAAAAGGGAATTTAGTCATATCGATCCCTGAAACCGCAGTAAATTGGTTAGATGCACAAATCCCTATTCAAATCACTGGTATTGTTAATAAAGAATTAATGCAAGCCAGTGCGCAATTACCTGTTAAAGTCACTGGCATGTTGACCGATCCTACTGTTGAATTTCAATCTGGCTCTTTGTTTCGTTTTAAAGGACCACTTACTGAAACGCTTACCATCACAGATGCTCGTTTACCTTTAGCTGGAACCACACTTTCATCAAATGGTTTTAATGGTCGTTTAAATGCGATAGTTGTTGCCCAAGATAGTATTTGGGGGGATTACCGTATTCATTTTCAAGGTAAGGCGATTGATTTTTTACCTGACAATGGGACTTGGCAATGGCGCTATTGGGGAGAAGGGGATTTATTGCCTTTAAAAGCACGTTGGGATATCGCAGGAACAGGGTACTGGGCTGATAAAGTGGTTAGTTTTGAGAAACTCAATACAGGTTTTGATGTTTTAAAATATCAACATACTACGATGACTGCACCTCGATTATCTTTAGAAAGTCCGTTTCGTTGGGTAAGAGATGATAAAAAGCCTTTATTTAATGGAAAACTAAAGTTAACGAGTCAACGTATTGATTTCTCTGCTGGTGGTTTTTTAGATAAGGCCGATTTTATTGCCACAGTCAATGGTGATTCGCCTTTTAATTTTAATGTAAAAGGCGAATTAAGTGCTAAACCCAATATAGGACCTATTGCAATAAATACGCGTTGGGATGGCGCAAGATTAAGAGGTCAAATGCGTTGGCCTTCACAACCTATTAATGTTTTTCAATCGCTCTTGCCAGAAGATTTAGGGATCACTCTTGATAAAGGTGAACTCTACACACAAGCAGACTTTTCTATTGCACCAGAACAAGGATTAGTAGCAGGAGGGCATCTTGTTGTTAAACAAGGTGGAATGTGGCTTAAAGATGGTGTTTTAGAAGGTTTAGATTTTATTTTGCCTTGGCGTTTAAATGGCGACGAATGGCAATTAGGTGTTAAACAGCCTGTCCAGTTACGGATAAAGCGTGTTAATAATCTTTTTGACATGACGGATATTACGGCTGATCTTCAAGGTTTTTACCCTGCAACAGAAAATAAACCGTTAGTTCTATCTAATGTGAATGTAGCTATGCTTGATGGAACCATTTCATTGGCAAAACTCACAATTCCACAACATGATGCAGCGATTATTTCTCTTGATAACATTCAATTAAGTCATCTTTTTACTTTGTTAAAAGTGACGCAGTTTGCGGCATCAGGTAAAGTTAGTGGTGAATTCCCGTTTTTTATTAATAATAACCAATGGATTATTAAAGATGGTTGGCTGGCTAATTCATCTTATTTAACGTTAAGACTTGATAAGGATTTTGTGGATTCTATTGATGAAAATAATATGTCTGCGGGCGTTGCTATGGCATGGTTGCGCTATTTAGAGATCAGTCGTTCTTGGACTCGCGTTAATTTAAGTAATTTGGGTGAGTTGGTATTAGAAGCAGAAATCAATGGAACGAATCCTCTAGAAGATAAACGTCGACAAGTTAATTTAAATTATCGACATGAAGAAAATGTCTTCCAATTATGGCGAAGTTTACGATTTGGTTCACAATTGGAAGAGTGGTTAGAAAAGAGCTTATCAGATTTAGGGAGTGAGTCAGAGTGA